In one window of Lampris incognitus isolate fLamInc1 chromosome 3, fLamInc1.hap2, whole genome shotgun sequence DNA:
- the pus7l gene encoding pseudouridylate synthase PUS7L codes for MKGDCDVVNVPICFISNHEGFDGSIKNFTRDFVVTELDINGLLVTKPTAILDVFPRISNAISPCTGRNREPVPEFKSNSISATQDTDVPVDDKSRDVTSPSLDNFDLKVILGQLVSEELEQFVVTLKDESGLRGDEVEKLVNQDLSLGSFPDKHHRACVHRAVRHNFPFLMTVTIQPEIRVRGDPDYRELSRLVTEMEAEDFFRFINAKEQGSSYTFRPDHDKEHRTAVHHFLSRRFGKLVETKSFCEQGETAISVRLRERGRPKKRKAEDCKKEEVYTAFTLCKENLETLEAISYMAATLGVLPSDFTYCGIKDKRAITYQSMVVKKVSPQRLKEKTAEFEKRGMRLSHVRSVSEPLRLGQLQGNHFDLVVRDLRPHKASDTHPSGPDTPSHLAVLVQQAVENVKARGFVNYYGPQRFGTGQNVRSDQVGLALLKEDMVSAVHLFFTPEEGDDPQSRAKRHFLQTGDAKESLALMPLSKARERLMLRALHRYGTGADGCAQAWLSLPHGMRVFSLHAYCSRVWNEAVAHRLSSLGHLVRQGDLVWVQDHQGGTVDSNLPQIHVVTSEEEKDGVYTLEQVVLPMPGNTVRYPGNAMGTWYKERLASDGLENCPFRVSALKLNLPGCYRPLLACPRNLTYRLQGPTTGDGGREGGAASYSGEAKSEEKPNCTSSKMKQDADSLTLTLNFDLESSCYATVCLREIMKCDP; via the exons ATGAAGGGCGATTGTGATGTGGTCAACGTCCCTATTTGCTTTATATCAAATCACGAAGGTTTCGACGGAAGCATCAAAAACTTTACCAGAGACTTTGTAGTGACCGAGTTAGACATCAACGGACTACTAGTCACCAAGCCGACGGCCATACTTGATGTTTTTCCGCGAATATCAAACGCGATCAGTCCCTGTACCGGAAGGAACCGTGAACCTGTCCCAGAATTCAAGAGTAATTCTATCTCAGCTACACAGGACACAGACGTCCCCGTAGATGATAAGAGTAGGGATGTTACTAGTCCTAGTTTGGACAATTTTGATCTAAAAGTGATTTTAGGCCAGTTGGTCAGCGAGGAACTGGAGCAGTTTGTGGTAACCCTCAAAGACGAATCAGGCCTTAGAGGGGATGAGGTGGAGAAGCTGGTTAACCAAGATCTATCCCTGGGGTCCTTCCCTGACAAACACCACAGAGCTTGTGTCCATCGCGCCGTACGACACAACTTTCCTTTTCTTATGACTGTCACCATTCAGCCTGAGATCAGGGTGAGGGGGGACCCAGACTACAGAGAGCTGTCCCGGTTAGTCACAGAGATGGAAGCGGAGGACTTTTTTAGGTTCATCAATGCAAAAGAGCAAGGGTCATCCTATACGTTCAGGCCCGATCATGACAAAGAGCACAGGACAGCCGTCCACCACTTTCTCAGTCGAAGGTTTGGTAAACTGGTGGAAACCAAGAGTTTCTGCGAACAGGGGGAGACAGCCATCTCTGTGAGATTGAGAGAGCGAGGCCGACCCAAAAAGAGGAAGGCAGAGGACTGTAAGAAAGAAGAGGTTTACACTG CCTTCACCCTTTGCAAGGAGAACTTGGAGACCCTGGAGGCCATCAGCTACATGGCAGCAACGCTGGGGGTGCTGCCTTCAGACTTCACCTACTGTGGTATCAAAGACAAGAGAGCCATCACCTACCAGTCCATGGTGGTAAAGAAGGTCTCACCGCAACG GCTAAAAGAGAAGACTGCAGAGTTTGAGAAGAGAGGGATGCGTCTGTCTCATGTCCGCTCAGTCAGTGAGCCTCTGAGGTTGGGCCAGCTGCAGGGAAACCACTTTGACTTGGTTGTCCGTGACCTCAGGCCACACAAAGCCAGCGATACACACCCCTCCGGCCCTGACACACCCTCTCACCTGGCGGTGCTGGTACAGCAAGCTGTGGAAAATGTCAAG GCCAGAGGCTTCGTCAACTACTACGGACCACAGAGGTTTGGGACTGGGCAGAATGTCCGGTCTGACCAAGTAGGACTTGCTCTACTCAAAGAAGACATG gtgAGTGCTGTGCATCTGTTCTTCACTCCAGAGGAGGGTGATGATCCTCAAAGCAGGGCTAAGAGACACTTCCTCCAGACAG GTGACGCCAAGGAAAGCCTGGCACTGATGCCCCTGTCCAAAGCCAGGGAGCGCTTGATGCTGCGTGCCCTGCACCGCTACGGTACCGGAGCAGACGGCTGTGCCCAAGCCTGGCTCAGCCTGCCCCATGGCATGAGAGTCTTCTCCCTCCATGCCTACTGTAGCAG AGTGTGGAATGAGGCAGTGGCGCACAGGTTGTCTTCTCTGGGCCACCTTGTCAGGCAGGGAGAcctggtgtgggtgcaggaccACCAAGGCGGCACTGTGGACTCCAACCTGCCTCAG ATCCATGTGGTAACCAGTGAAGAGGAAAAAGATGGCGTTTATACTCTGGAACAG GTGGTACTGCCCATGCCAGGCAACACGGTCAGATACCCAGGGAACGCCATGGGAACTTGGTACAAGGAGAGGCTGGCCAGTGACGGACTGGAAAACTGTCCCTTCAGGGTGAGCGCCCTCAAACTAAATCTGCCCGGCTGCTACCGCCCCCTGCTGGCGTGTCCGCGCAACCTCACCTACAGGTTACAGGGCCCAACAACTGGGGATGGAGGACGAGAGGGTGGTGCGGCAAGCTATAGCGGGGAGGCAAAAAGCGAGGAGAAGCCAAATTGTACGTCGTCAAAGATGAAGCAGGACGcggactcactcactctcaccctAAACTTTGACCTGGAATCTTCCTGCTATGCCACCGTCTGCCTCCGAGAGATTATGAAGTGTGACCCCTAG